A window from Listeria seeligeri serovar 1/2b str. SLCC3954 encodes these proteins:
- a CDS encoding ComF family protein, which yields MTNCLLCLTPLKVEVGWDLKWLFNKERMCCSQCLASFEALEGPLCEICSKESVLSVCADCEHKNRFLDKNKSLYRYNDFAKEYMKKYKFQGDYVIGAIFQKELKKLLSTNDTIVVPIPVSKERKLERGFNQTAGMLKLAGIPYEEVLARRHAEKQSKKTKKERLEAEQVFYLQTEECCQTELILFDDIYTTGSTLNLAAQKLKESGIKKVTSVTLFR from the coding sequence ATGACTAACTGTTTACTATGTTTGACGCCACTTAAAGTAGAGGTTGGCTGGGATTTGAAATGGCTATTTAATAAAGAGAGGATGTGTTGTAGTCAATGTTTGGCTAGTTTTGAAGCATTGGAGGGGCCACTCTGCGAAATATGTAGTAAAGAATCAGTTTTATCAGTTTGCGCAGACTGCGAACATAAAAATCGTTTTCTAGATAAGAATAAGTCATTATATCGCTACAATGACTTTGCAAAAGAATATATGAAGAAATATAAATTTCAAGGAGATTATGTCATAGGAGCAATTTTCCAAAAAGAACTTAAAAAGCTTTTAAGTACGAATGATACTATCGTTGTACCAATCCCAGTTAGTAAGGAGAGGAAACTAGAGCGTGGTTTTAACCAAACGGCAGGGATGCTCAAACTGGCGGGAATCCCGTACGAAGAAGTTTTAGCAAGAAGGCATGCTGAAAAACAATCTAAGAAGACAAAAAAAGAACGTTTAGAAGCAGAACAAGTTTTTTATCTCCAAACAGAAGAATGCTGTCAAACAGAGCTTATTTTATTCGATGACATCTATACCACCGGAAGCACGCTTAATTTAGCGGCGCAAAAATTAAAAGAATCAGGAATTAAAAAAGTGACTTCAGTGACACTATTTAGATAG
- a CDS encoding DEAD/DEAH box helicase: MDVFPGRLYQASEVENISGLEEIAAISENKCFRCGNTNPVLFGEMDCAFCGKETCAYCRNCIVMGRVNSCQSLYYRKTSALAETKSALLNWDGTLSKGQQKASNAVVDSLEQSRNMLLWAVAGSGKTEMMFEGMNWALRKGYRVCLASPRVDVCLELHPRLKAVFPTLEIVCLYGDSEDKYQGEQFVLATTHQLIRFYEAFQVIFIDEVDAFPYAKDPFLEYAVEKARTKEGATIVITATPEKKWQQECANGKRHFVKIPARYHRRKLPVPRLCWIGPWKKKLTQGKISPKLITWINNIKLKKQPALIFFPEIEAMNNFAEVLTTYGFEKPVTVHSADGARKEKVEWLRERKIDLLLTTTILERGVTFTDVQVAVFGSEEKIFTEAALVQIAGRAGRKMTHPTGDVCFFHYGKTAEMNRAISHIKKMNELGLAEGMLDD, translated from the coding sequence ATGGACGTTTTTCCAGGAAGATTATACCAAGCAAGCGAAGTTGAAAATATAAGTGGTCTAGAAGAAATAGCTGCCATTTCAGAAAATAAGTGTTTTCGATGTGGAAATACAAATCCGGTTTTATTTGGAGAGATGGATTGTGCTTTTTGTGGGAAGGAGACTTGTGCTTATTGCCGGAATTGTATTGTAATGGGACGTGTGAATAGTTGCCAAAGTTTATATTACCGAAAGACGAGTGCTCTTGCAGAAACAAAATCAGCCCTACTTAACTGGGATGGCACTTTATCAAAAGGTCAACAGAAAGCATCTAATGCAGTTGTCGATAGCTTAGAACAGAGTCGCAATATGCTATTATGGGCAGTTGCTGGTTCTGGGAAAACAGAAATGATGTTTGAAGGAATGAATTGGGCCTTGAGAAAAGGCTATAGAGTTTGTTTAGCTTCTCCAAGGGTGGATGTTTGCTTAGAATTACACCCTCGTTTAAAAGCTGTTTTTCCCACTCTAGAAATAGTTTGTCTCTATGGGGATTCAGAAGACAAATATCAAGGCGAGCAATTTGTACTAGCTACGACGCATCAGCTAATCCGTTTTTACGAAGCTTTTCAAGTGATTTTTATTGATGAAGTAGATGCGTTTCCATATGCTAAAGATCCTTTTTTAGAGTATGCAGTAGAGAAAGCACGCACAAAAGAGGGAGCGACTATTGTTATTACAGCAACTCCCGAGAAGAAGTGGCAACAAGAGTGCGCTAATGGAAAACGACATTTTGTGAAAATTCCAGCTCGCTATCATCGGAGAAAGCTTCCGGTACCCAGATTGTGTTGGATTGGTCCGTGGAAGAAAAAACTTACTCAGGGTAAAATATCACCCAAGCTTATTACTTGGATTAACAATATAAAATTAAAAAAGCAACCTGCACTAATTTTCTTTCCAGAGATCGAAGCTATGAATAACTTTGCGGAAGTTTTAACCACATATGGTTTTGAAAAGCCAGTGACAGTACATTCTGCTGATGGAGCACGGAAAGAGAAAGTAGAGTGGTTACGAGAACGGAAAATTGATTTGCTACTTACTACAACTATTTTAGAACGGGGCGTCACATTTACTGATGTTCAAGTTGCTGTCTTCGGTAGCGAGGAGAAGATTTTTACTGAAGCTGCATTAGTTCAAATTGCTGGACGTGCAGGAAGAAAGATGACACACCCCACAGGAGATGTTTGCTTTTTTCATTATGGAAAAACGGCAGAAATGAATCGGGCTATCAGTCATATTAAAAAAATGAATGAATTAGGCTTAGCTGAGGGAATGTTAGATGACTAA
- a CDS encoding DegV family protein, producing MNGNIAVVTDSTAYLPDDVKNHLRINVVPLSVIIDGKSYREGEDLSTAEFYEKVRIAETFPTSSQPAPGEFIQLFETLKSQGYDTVITIHLSSGISGTFQNAATAGDGIEGLNVISYDSELSCMAQGMLAVKAAKMAMENESVEDIIKELDKIKQAQDAYFMVDDLNNLQRGGRLNGAQALVGSLLQIKPILHFDDKQIVLFEKVRTQKKALKRIEDILETAVQNKSAEKAFVIHGNDPEKGETWRKHLEAKFPEVVFELSYFGPVIGTHLGEGALGLTWSIK from the coding sequence ATGAACGGAAATATAGCGGTGGTGACTGACAGTACAGCTTATTTACCAGATGATGTGAAAAACCATCTAAGAATTAATGTCGTGCCACTTTCTGTAATAATTGATGGAAAATCTTATCGCGAGGGTGAAGACTTGTCTACAGCAGAATTTTATGAAAAGGTAAGGATAGCTGAGACTTTTCCAACGTCTTCTCAACCCGCTCCAGGAGAATTCATTCAATTGTTTGAAACGTTGAAATCACAAGGATATGACACGGTCATTACAATTCATTTATCAAGTGGTATTAGTGGGACGTTCCAAAATGCAGCTACGGCGGGAGATGGAATCGAAGGCTTGAATGTCATTTCTTATGATTCGGAACTTTCTTGCATGGCGCAGGGAATGCTTGCTGTTAAAGCTGCTAAAATGGCTATGGAAAATGAATCGGTAGAGGACATTATTAAGGAATTAGACAAAATAAAACAAGCTCAAGATGCTTATTTCATGGTGGATGACTTGAATAACTTACAACGAGGTGGGCGTTTGAACGGAGCCCAAGCACTAGTAGGTAGTTTGCTACAAATCAAGCCAATTCTTCACTTTGACGATAAGCAGATTGTTTTATTTGAGAAAGTAAGGACACAAAAAAAAGCACTTAAACGAATTGAAGATATTCTAGAAACTGCTGTCCAAAACAAATCCGCAGAGAAAGCTTTTGTTATTCATGGAAATGATCCAGAAAAAGGGGAAACATGGAGAAAGCATTTAGAAGCTAAGTTTCCAGAAGTGGTTTTTGAATTAAGTTATTTTGGTCCAGTTATCGGTACACACCTTGGTGAAGGCGCCCTCGGACTAACTTGGTCAATTAAATAA
- the degU gene encoding two-component system response regulator DegU, with protein MALKIMVVDDHQLFREGIKRILELEDSFEVVAEAENGKNIVAKVREYKPDIVLMDINMPTVNGLDATEMLVRQFPSIKVIVLTIHDTDEYVTEALRAGAVGYLLKEMDAHELVEAVKIVDNGGAYIHPRVAIKLIREYRHLASTNTSQGVYGYQQPEVKMPLHILTHRECEVLQLLTDGKSNRGIGETLFISEKTVKNHVSSILQKMKVNDRTQAVVTAIKHGWVYIR; from the coding sequence ATGGCACTCAAAATCATGGTTGTAGACGATCATCAGTTGTTTCGCGAAGGTATCAAACGGATTTTAGAATTGGAAGATTCTTTTGAGGTCGTAGCGGAGGCTGAAAATGGCAAGAATATTGTAGCAAAAGTTCGCGAATACAAACCAGATATTGTTTTAATGGATATTAATATGCCTACTGTTAATGGATTAGATGCGACAGAAATGTTAGTACGTCAATTTCCAAGCATTAAAGTAATCGTTTTAACAATCCACGATACGGATGAATATGTAACAGAAGCGCTTAGAGCCGGAGCAGTAGGTTATTTATTAAAAGAAATGGACGCCCATGAACTTGTGGAAGCGGTCAAAATAGTAGATAATGGTGGTGCGTATATCCACCCACGTGTTGCAATCAAACTAATCCGTGAATATCGACATTTAGCAAGTACCAATACTTCACAAGGTGTATATGGTTATCAACAACCTGAAGTGAAAATGCCATTACACATTTTAACGCATCGAGAATGTGAAGTATTGCAACTTCTTACAGATGGAAAAAGTAACCGAGGAATTGGTGAAACACTTTTCATTAGTGAAAAAACAGTAAAAAATCATGTAAGTAGCATTTTACAAAAAATGAAAGTGAACGATAGAACTCAAGCAGTGGTAACGGCAATTAAACATGGTTGGGTATATATTCGCTAA
- a CDS encoding YigZ family protein has product MLDQYLTIHSNGTHEIIVEKSRFICHLMRVTTESEAQSFIQQIKKEHRDASHNCSAYIIGENNQYQKAHDDGEPSGTAGIPMLEVLKKKGLKNVAVVVTRYFGGTKLGAGGLVRAYGNAVSEAIQTIGIVECKLATIIQCEFTYPLLGKIENALEQRNYQIDQKEFTEKVLLHIFVNNDDLTNFINWITEISNGNIEITEGPQKYREKDVT; this is encoded by the coding sequence ATGTTGGATCAATATTTAACCATTCATAGTAATGGGACTCATGAAATTATTGTTGAAAAATCTCGCTTTATTTGTCATCTTATGCGAGTTACAACAGAATCTGAAGCACAATCGTTTATTCAACAAATAAAAAAAGAACATCGAGATGCCTCGCACAATTGTTCTGCATATATAATAGGAGAAAATAACCAATATCAAAAAGCACATGATGACGGCGAGCCAAGCGGTACTGCTGGTATTCCAATGTTAGAAGTTTTAAAAAAGAAGGGCTTGAAAAATGTTGCAGTCGTTGTTACTCGCTATTTTGGCGGCACTAAATTAGGTGCTGGCGGGCTTGTACGTGCTTATGGAAATGCTGTAAGTGAAGCAATTCAAACTATCGGTATTGTAGAATGCAAGCTAGCCACTATTATTCAATGCGAATTCACTTATCCACTTCTTGGAAAAATCGAAAATGCTTTAGAACAAAGAAACTATCAAATCGACCAAAAAGAATTCACTGAAAAAGTACTTCTTCACATTTTTGTCAATAATGATGATTTAACAAACTTTATCAATTGGATAACCGAAATTTCTAATGGAAACATTGAAATTACAGAAGGTCCACAAAAATATAGAGAAAAGGATGTCACTTAG
- a CDS encoding GNAT family N-acetyltransferase translates to MSTNIFFQLPATITTERTILRKTTLADAANLFDIWSDTEVAKFMNIEKFSTILQAKEMIQAIENEPNACRYTIFDTTNPLQAIGSLGINDINNKSKTIEIGYELAQNYWRQGLMFEVLTVFLNIAKPFLPYNTITAKVLPENIASIKLLEKLNFDLISTGPELDLHSGKICEISNYHVNLG, encoded by the coding sequence ATGTCCACAAACATATTTTTTCAATTACCTGCTACTATTACCACAGAAAGAACGATCTTAAGAAAAACAACTTTAGCAGATGCAGCAAATTTATTTGATATTTGGTCAGATACTGAAGTTGCTAAATTTATGAATATCGAAAAATTTTCTACTATTCTTCAAGCCAAGGAAATGATTCAAGCCATTGAAAATGAACCCAACGCATGCAGATACACCATTTTTGATACAACGAATCCACTCCAAGCAATTGGGTCACTCGGAATTAATGATATTAATAACAAATCAAAAACAATTGAAATTGGTTACGAGTTAGCTCAAAACTACTGGCGGCAAGGGCTAATGTTTGAAGTGCTAACAGTATTTTTGAATATAGCAAAACCTTTTCTACCTTATAATACTATTACCGCTAAAGTACTTCCAGAGAATATCGCATCAATAAAATTACTTGAAAAGTTAAATTTCGACCTTATTTCTACTGGGCCAGAATTAGATTTACATTCCGGAAAAATTTGTGAAATTAGTAATTATCACGTAAACCTAGGATAG
- a CDS encoding LCP family protein yields MNKGTDDSRRSSKKYKRRRKILFWILIPIMCLVLAGVGYGTYLFSKTKLAADNSFDNVRNGQASTLRSKDIEPIKDSFSILIIGVDTSAKRESDGNPRSDSLILATFNVKDARVEMTSIPRDSYVHIQDSSKDIDKYTKINAAHAYGGPELTMKTVEEEFQIPIDYYVRFDFDAFLKIVDALGGIDVDVPVSFTEQDSKDTAGAITLEKGQQHLNGEQALALARTRHIDSDIERGKRQQLIIKSIVNEATSISSISKYSDIIKVVGDNMKTNLTFNQMLSIAKFGMTNSIDIKSLNLEGTDAPMNGIYYYQLDENSVQSVSNDFADELGIKQPFPGATPYSDDSSTKTETSN; encoded by the coding sequence ATGAATAAAGGCACGGATGACAGCCGAAGAAGCAGCAAGAAATACAAACGTAGACGTAAAATATTATTCTGGATTTTAATACCTATTATGTGTTTAGTATTAGCAGGTGTTGGCTATGGAACTTACCTTTTCAGCAAAACAAAACTTGCCGCCGATAACTCTTTCGACAATGTGCGAAATGGACAAGCTTCTACCCTTCGTTCAAAAGATATCGAACCCATAAAAGACAGTTTTTCAATTTTAATCATCGGTGTTGATACAAGTGCCAAACGTGAATCTGACGGAAATCCTCGTAGTGACTCACTTATCTTAGCAACATTTAATGTAAAAGATGCCCGAGTAGAGATGACAAGTATCCCTCGTGATTCTTACGTCCATATTCAAGACTCTAGTAAAGATATTGATAAATACACTAAAATCAACGCAGCCCACGCTTACGGCGGTCCAGAGCTTACAATGAAAACAGTAGAAGAAGAATTCCAAATCCCAATTGATTATTATGTTCGTTTTGACTTTGATGCCTTTCTTAAGATCGTGGATGCTTTAGGCGGAATTGATGTTGATGTTCCAGTAAGCTTCACCGAACAAGATTCTAAAGATACGGCCGGTGCGATTACACTTGAAAAAGGTCAACAACACTTAAACGGTGAACAAGCTTTGGCCCTTGCCCGTACAAGACATATTGATAGTGATATCGAACGTGGTAAAAGACAACAATTAATTATTAAATCTATTGTAAATGAAGCTACTTCTATTTCTTCTATTAGTAAGTATTCAGATATTATTAAAGTCGTTGGAGACAACATGAAAACCAACTTAACTTTTAATCAAATGCTTTCTATCGCAAAATTCGGGATGACTAATAGCATTGATATTAAATCCCTTAATCTTGAAGGAACAGACGCACCAATGAACGGTATCTATTATTATCAACTAGATGAAAATTCAGTTCAAAGCGTATCTAATGATTTCGCTGATGAACTTGGGATTAAACAACCATTCCCAGGTGCAACACCATACTCAGATGATAGCTCGACTAAAACAGAAACTTCCAATTAA
- a CDS encoding glycosyltransferase family 4 protein, with protein sequence MLLWSILISFAVGIIMVPIIRKFAFRINAVDTPRERHKHTKTTATLGGLAIFISFSVGMLLAPIDKSGFVPIYFGALIVIATGFIDDLFDLSPKWKMLGQILAALCVTVWGEITINFINIPFYGQVDFGYFAIPLSIIWIVAIVNALNLIDGLDGLAGGISIIALMTIAGMALLLKDAFVAPVALILVAAVAAFLIYNFPPASIFMGDTGALFLGYMIAVLSLMGFKNVTFISLLVPLIILGVPLSDTFFAIVRRLKERMPISSADRSHIHHRLMALGFTEKQTVLLIYCMALLFSMAGFVFSFSTAWGAILLLVLLIFCIEIIVEFIGLIGEDYRPILNLLQKIHRKRK encoded by the coding sequence TTGCTATTATGGAGTATACTGATTAGCTTTGCAGTAGGCATTATTATGGTGCCGATAATAAGGAAGTTTGCTTTTCGTATTAATGCAGTTGATACCCCACGCGAAAGACATAAACATACGAAAACGACTGCTACTTTAGGCGGGCTGGCCATATTTATAAGCTTTTCCGTGGGGATGCTTTTGGCGCCAATTGATAAATCTGGCTTTGTACCGATTTATTTTGGGGCGTTAATTGTGATTGCTACTGGATTCATAGATGATTTATTTGACTTATCACCCAAATGGAAGATGTTAGGGCAGATTTTGGCGGCTCTTTGTGTAACTGTTTGGGGAGAAATTACTATTAATTTTATTAATATACCTTTTTATGGACAAGTGGATTTTGGGTATTTCGCGATTCCGTTATCAATTATTTGGATTGTAGCTATTGTTAATGCGCTAAACTTAATAGATGGGTTAGACGGTTTAGCTGGTGGGATTTCGATTATTGCTTTAATGACAATTGCTGGAATGGCACTTTTACTTAAGGATGCTTTTGTGGCGCCGGTTGCCTTAATCCTTGTAGCTGCAGTTGCTGCTTTCTTGATTTATAATTTTCCTCCTGCAAGTATTTTTATGGGGGACACAGGAGCTTTGTTTCTTGGTTATATGATTGCCGTCTTGTCGCTTATGGGATTTAAAAATGTGACGTTTATTTCGTTATTAGTACCATTGATTATTTTGGGCGTACCCCTATCTGATACTTTTTTTGCTATTGTTCGTAGATTAAAGGAACGAATGCCGATATCATCTGCTGACAGGTCACATATTCATCACAGGTTAATGGCGCTTGGTTTTACAGAAAAACAAACAGTACTTTTAATTTATTGCATGGCGTTACTATTTTCAATGGCAGGATTTGTATTTTCTTTTTCAACAGCTTGGGGTGCAATTCTGTTACTGGTTTTACTAATATTTTGTATCGAAATTATTGTTGAATTTATTGGACTTATAGGGGAAGATTATCGACCAATACTTAATTTACTTCAAAAGATTCATCGAAAACGAAAATGA